A part of Aegilops tauschii subsp. strangulata cultivar AL8/78 chromosome 2, Aet v6.0, whole genome shotgun sequence genomic DNA contains:
- the LOC109759057 gene encoding uncharacterized protein: protein MVGGPIDFWNAWAVQSLVLTSLTLQVALVLLAGIRRRGTSWRTFRFMLWLAYQLADATAIYALGHLSFDGATPREHRLVAFWAPFLLLHLGGPDNITAYSLEDNMLWLRHLLNLGLQVLGASYVLYKHYIGTQDMLLVAAILMFVVGVVKYGERTWALRCGNMDIIRGSLKKKPPPRCDLLYLEYELPQGGCKGSVDEEEFLMRHAHSLFQFCKHAIVESSEDRDKNNPEIKVLEHLTHEQLYVVMELELSLLYDILYTKAGVVHTSFGYCVCIASPAATAVALLFFQFSGKDGNSRVDVAITYILLGGALLLEIRSLLSALGSSWTLPFLCATRWNFLKHAFLCRGRWDRLRRWIVSLHRLIKVMRVSGCLRPARRWSGTVGQYNMLHLCSRPSKRNSPLPGRFAMMLGFEEWWNREHHSQTARISEYLKKELRLYILELVSKGQVSTQGIVRKKWGEYAIQTKCTNLYKKLKDNLLLLGVEFQEGIIIWHIATDLYLLDDKHTGLGTMEGQALYEPVRVLSNYMMFLLVERPYMLPGLAQSRLYRRTCENLVKIWGQEGQTHQAPSWGDMFRLRDGPNSRSSLQRRKKLADMVQDKKPKPGPETPRLSYAIVVAKELASNDENVDREYSSLRVLLYVWMDFLVHAANRCSRESHAKKLSSGGEFTTVLWLLIEHLHQLVEPNPSPPSAEDGDETKGTQRAAADKYL from the coding sequence ATGGTTGGAGGGCCTATAGACTTCTGGAATGCGTGGGCGGTTCAGAGCCTGGTGTTGACGAGCCTAACTCTGCAGGTTGCCCTCGTCCTGTTAGCGGGGATCCGGCGGCGTGGCACATCCTGGCGTACGTTCAGGTTCATGCTCTGGCTGGCGTACCAGCTCGCCGACGCCACCGCGATATATGCTCTCGGCCACCTCTCATTCGACGGCGCCACACCCCGCGAGCATCGCCTGGTTGCGTTCTGGGCGCCATTTCTCTTGCTGCACCTTGGCGGCCCGGATAACATCACCGCCTACTCGCTCGAAGACAACATGTTGTGGCTGCGACACCTACTTAATCTCGGTTTGCAGGTGCTGGGAGCTTCCTACGTCCTCTACAAGCATTACATCGGCACTCAAGACATGCTCCTTGTCGCCGCCATCTTGATGTTCGTCGTCGGTGTTGTCAAATATGGCGAGAGGACGTGGGCGCTCAGGTGCGGCAACATGGACATCATCCGGGGCTCCCTCAAGAAGAAACCACCTCCCAGATGTGACCTTCTTTACCTTGAGTATGAGCTCCCACAAGGTGGATGCAAGGGTAGTGTCGATGAAGAAGAATTCCTCATGCGGCATGCTCATTCCCTGTTTCAGTTCTGCAAGCACGCAATAGTTGAATCGTCAGAGGACAGGGACAAAAACAACCCTGAAATCAAAGTTCTTGAGCACCTCACACATGAACAGTTGTATGTGGTGATGGAGTTGGAGCTGTCACTGCTCTACGACATCCTGTACACAAAGGCAGGCGTGGTGCATACCTCATTTGGTTACTGTGTCTGTATCGCCTCACCAGCCGCTACTGCAGTAGCGCTGTTGTTCTTCCAGTTCAGTGGCAAAGATGGTAACAGCAGAGTCGATGTTGCTATCACCTACATCTTACTGGGTGGTGCATTACTCCTGGAGATAAGATCCCTGCTGAGTGCACTTGGGTCTAGTTGGACACTCCCCTTCCTGTGTGCCACAAGATGGAATTTTCTGAAACATGCATTTCTCTGCAGGGGGAGATGGGATCGGCTTCGCCGTTGGATAGTATCTCTTCACCGGCTCATAAAGGTCATGAGAGTTAGTGGGTGCTTGAGGCCGGCAAGGAGGTGGTCAGGTACTGTGGGGCAATATAACATGTTGCATTTGTGCAGCCGTCCCAGCAAAAGGAACAGTCCTCTGCCCGGTAGATTTGCCATGATGCTGGGATTCGAGGAGTGGTGGAACAGGGAGCATCACTCACAGACCGCCAGGATTTCAGAGTACCTGAAGAAGGAATTGAGGCTTTACATTCTTGAATTAGTCAGTAAGGGCCAGGTGAGCACCCAAGGCATTGTGAGGAAAAAATGGGGTGAGTATGCAATCCAGACGAAATGTACGAATCTGTACAAAAAGCTGAAAGACAACCTACTACTACTAGGCGTTGAGTTCCAAGAGGGCATCATTATCTGGCACATCGCCACCGACCTCTACCTCCTCGACGACAAGCACACAGGGTTGGGAACCATGGAAGGCCAAGCATTGTATGAGCCGGTGAGGGTGTTGTCCAACTACATGATGTTCCTCCTGGTGGAACGTCCCTACATGTTACCAGGCCTTGCTCAGAGCAGATTGTACCGGCGGACCTGTGAGAATCTAGTCAAAATATGGGGCCAAGAAGGCCAAACGCACCAAGCCCCCAGCTGGGGCGACATGTTCCGCCTTCGTGATGGCCCCAATTCCCGCTCTAGTCTCCAACGGAGAAAGAAGCTTGCCGACATGGTACAAGACAAGAAACCAAAACCCGGCCCTGAAACTCCCCGTCTCAGTTACGCAATCGTAGTAGCCAAAGAACTGGCCAGCAACGACGAGAACGTAGACCGTGAGTACAGCTCATTGCGGGTGCTCCTCTACGTGTGGATGGATTTCCTGGTCCACGCGGCAAACAGGTGCAGCAGGGAGTCCCACGCCAAGAAGCTTAGCAGTGGAGGTGAGTTCACAACCGTCCTCTGGCTTCTCATCGAGCACCTCCACCAACTAGTCGAGCCTAATCCATCGCCACCGTCAGCGGAGGACGGGGATGAAACTAAGGGCACCCAGCGCGCAGCCGCGGACAAATACTTGTAA
- the LOC109759059 gene encoding disease resistance protein RGA2-like yields MEVIFSAAMGELVSRSISFLVDRYLKQRTAATTEEERLHSLQRLLLRLHVVVEEADDRLITNQAMLQQLSILKKEMYRGYYTLDIFSCRAHGEGRAKDHEVNYSFAPSIFNPAKRVCFCSGNREGAAQTELLEQVLGGIRNTIEDVGEFIMFLNRCPRLTRQPYNMCLLLNKCMFGRQMEMERIINFLLQAETPPGAAGNPAVLPLIGPGKVGKSTLIEHVCDDERVRNHFFQILCFSGDDLKDASVETLRDGGRIKHRNRAMGGGGTLIIIELFLDIDKSEWKRLYSSARSCIRNGSKIIITSRSNKISNFGTTEPLRLQFFSQEAYWYFFKVRTFGSTSAEDYPKLAAMAMEMAKLANGCFMAATIFSGLLKDNFDHRFWSIALATLRNFMQTNISAYGESFSDPWQMAEPVYVRRAKKTSSKWLVIFGDYQTCAAETEAEDREMISVQDLFLGSVRPRGKFKVHAWTSHLEPHYNYIFHCEIQRPQRLVARNKRC; encoded by the coding sequence atggagGTAATATTTTCTGCTGCTATGGGTGAGCTTGTCAGTAGATCCATATCTTTCCTGGTGGACAGATACTTGAAGCAGCGGACGGCCGCGACAACTGAGGAGGAGAGGCTGCACAGCCTGCAACGGCTCCTACTGCGGCTTCATGTCGTCGTCGAGGAGGCAGATGACCGGCTCATCACAAACCAGGCCATGCTGCAGCAACTCAGCATACTGAAAAAGGAGATGTACAGAGGATATTACACCCTCGACATCTTCAGTTGCCGAGCCCATGGAGAAGGAAGGGCAAAAGATCATGAAGTCAACTACTCTTTTGCACCATCTATATTCAACCCTGCAAAGCGTGTATGTTTCTGCAGTGGCAACAGGGAAGGTGCAGCACAAACTGAGCTGCTGGAGCAAGTTCTTGGCGGCATAAGGAACACCATTGAAGATGTGGGTGAGTTCATCATGTTTCTAAACAGATGTCCACGTTTGACCCGCCAACCCTACAACATGTGTCTTCTGCTGAACAAGTGCATGTTCGGACGCCAAATGGAGATGGAACGTATTATTAACTTCCTGTTGCAAGCGGAGACTCCTCCCGGTGCCGCTGGTAATCCGGCTGTCCTGCCACTCATCGGTCCCGGGAAAGTTGGAAAGAGCACCCTGATCGAGCATGTGTGTGACGATGAAAGGGTGCGGAACCACTTCTTTCAGATTTTGTGTTTCAGTGGGGATGATCTAAAAGATGCAAGTGTAGAGACCCTAAGAGATGGCGGTAGAATCAAGCATCGAAACCGTGCCATGGGCGGTGGAGGGACACTGATCATCATTGAGCTGTTTCTGGACATCGACAAGTCTGAATGGAAAAGGTTGTATTCATCTGCCAGAAGCTGCATCAGAAACGGCAGTAAGATCATAATCACGAGCCGGTCCAACAAGATCTCAAACTTTGGAACCACAGAACCCCTCAGATTACAGTTCTTTTCTCAAGAAGCATACTGGTACTTCTTCAAGGTGCGTACGTTTGGGAGCACGAGCGCGGAGGACTACCCGAAGCTCGCAGCAATGGCCATGGAAATGGCCAAGCTGGCGAATGGGTGCTTCATGGCTGCGACCATCTTCAGTGGACTATTAAAAGACAATTTTGACCACCGTTTCTGGAGCATTGCCCTTGCAACCCTCAGGAATTTTATGCAGACGAACATCTCAGCGTATGGGGAGAGTTTCAGTGACCCCTGGCAGATGGCGGAGCCAGTATATGTCAGGAGAGCAAAGAAAACTTCGTCTAAATGGTTAGTGATTTTTGGTGACTACCAGACATGTGCTGCTGAAACTGAAGCTGAAGATCGCGAGATGATTAGCGTACAAGACCTTTTCCTTGGAAGCGTGAGGCCTCGAGGAAAATTCAAGGTCCATGCATGGACATCTCACCTGGAGCCTCACTACAATTACATATTTCACTGTGAGATTCAAAGACCACAGCGTCTGGTCGCCAGAAACAAGCGCTGTTAG